A single window of Lynx canadensis isolate LIC74 chromosome C2, mLynCan4.pri.v2, whole genome shotgun sequence DNA harbors:
- the RPL14 gene encoding 60S ribosomal protein L14 produces the protein MVFRRFVEVGRVAYVSFGPHAGKLVAIVDVIDQNRALVDGPCTQVRRQAMPFKCMQLTDFILKFPHSARQKYVRQAWQKADINTKWAATRWAKKIEARERKAKMTDFDRYKVMKAKKMRNRIIKLEVRKLQKAALLKASPKKAPAAKGAAAAAAAKVPAKKMAAAGKKAPAQKVPAPKAAGQKAAPPKAQKGQKAPAQKAPAPKASGKKA, from the exons ATG GTGTTCAGGCGTTTCGTGGAGGTTGGCCGGGTGGCCTACGTCTCCTTTGGGCCTCATGCCGGGAAGCTGGTAGCGATTGTAGATGTTATTGATCAAAACAGG GCTTTGGTTGATGGACCTTGCACTCAGGTAAGGAGGCAGGCGATGCCTTTCAAATGCATGCAGCTCACTGACTTCATCCTCAAGTTTCCTCACAG TGCTCGCCAGAAATATGTTCGACAAGCCTGGCAGAAGGCAGATATCAATACGAAATGGGCAGCCACAAGATGGGCCAAGAAGATTGAAGCCAGAGAAAGG AAAGCCAAGATGACAGATTTTGATCGTTACAAAGTCATGAAGGCAaagaaaatg AGGAACAGAATAATCAAGCTTGAAGTTAGGAAGCTACAGAAAGCAGCTCTCCTGAAAGCTTCTCCCAAAAAAGCACCTGCTGCTAAGGGTGCTGCTGCAGCAGCTGCTGCAAAAGTTCCAGCAAAAAAGATGGCCGCTGCGGGCAAGAAGGCTCCAGCCCAGAAGGTTCCTGCCCCAAAAGCTGCAGGCCAGAAGGCAGCACCTCCAAAGGCTCAGA